Sequence from the Calditrichota bacterium genome:
CCGCAGGCGCGCTTTCGTTCAGGGCTTACGCTCGGCCAGCTCATGCGCCATGCGGTGGTACTTCTCGTGCACCCCTTCGCCGATCTCATCTTTCTCCACTCGCTCGAACGCAGAGACAAGCTGCGCCTGCTCCGCCCGGGTAAGAACCCTGTCGGCCATGGGAAACAGCACCTGGTTTTCCTTGTCAATGTGCGCCCGTAAGAGCTCCGCGTAGCTCCGAAAGCCCTCCACCACCTGCACGGCGCCCGCAGGATCTCCCTGCGCCCAGGCCACCAGGCCTTCCTGGACCCTGCGCAGGAACCCCCTGCCCATCTCATGTTCCTGCAGCATCACCGTCACAGGCGCGCGCAACGGTGGTTTCCGCTCCAGGAGCTTGAAAAGATGCTCTTCCTCCTTACGATGGTGGCATGCGTCGGCAAAGCTGCGGAAGAAATCCAGCAGCTGCTCGAGACGGGAGTGGTCGACCTGGGCAGTCGCTTCGATGCGCGTTGCTTCCCGCTCTGCCGCTTCCAGCACCGTGAGGATCAGCCGATGTTCCTCGATGAGCGATTCTGTGGGTTTCATCCTTTTCTCCGCTCATTACCGTGCCCGCCACGGGTATAGCTTCGCTATGCCGCCTGCCCCTCTTCTCTGCCCGTTTCCAGGGCGGAGGGCGCCGCGCGTCGCTGCATCAAAGAAATGGGCGGGCAGGTTGTTCGTCACTCGTCTTCTTGCGATCTCGTGTTTCCATGGCTGTCTGCCGGTCAAGACCTTATCATCGTCAGCACCATCTTGAAGCGCTGCTGGGCCTGGACGGCATGCGGCTTGTTGGCCGGCATGAGGATGGCCTGTCCAGCCTCCACCCGGTGAGCAACTCCACTGATGACGACCCTCGCCGCACCCTCCAACACGTGCACCAATGCATCAAAGGGAGCGGTGTGCTCGCTCAGATGTTGCCCCTCATCAAAAGCAAACAGGGTCACCGATCCACCTGCGGCCTGCACTATGGCCCTGCTCACGATGGCTGCAGGCTGGTACTGCACCAGGCCCGTCAGATCAGCGGGCCATTCTGGCACTTCATGTTGCAGAGAGCTCATTGCCTTCCTCCTCATCCGGCGGCGCGGCGTTGCAAGGTACCCGGGGCCAATTTGTCCTGTTGCAGCACTTCGCCCCGCAGGCCGACCACGATGTAGTTAACCTCGATCTTCCGTCGCGCTTCCTCAGCTGCACGCAGCGCTAGGCGCACCAGGCCACTGCAGCACGGCACCTGCATGACCATCACCGTCAGGGACTTGATCTTCGCCTCGTCGATGAGCACGCGTAGTTTCTCCAAGTAGATCTCCTGTCCCTCGTCCAACTTGGGGCAGGCGATGGCGAGGGTGCGTCCGCGCAAGTACTGGCGGTGGAAATCGCCCATCGCGTAGGCCACACAGTCCGCCACCAGGAGAAAATCGCTGCTCTGGAAATGGGGGGTACGCGGCGCGATGAGGTGCAGCTGCACAGGCCATTGCTTGAGTCGCGAAGGCTGGGGTCCACCAGGAGCTTCCTCGGCACTGGGCGCAAAACCCAGGGGACGGGATCCCGGGCAGCCAGCCGGTGGCTGCGTCGCCAGCGCCACATCAGCCGGGATGGGCAGGTCATGCTCCCTCAGATAAGCAAGGGCCGTGTGCAGATACTCCTCTTGGCCATGGTCTGCCAGGTGCTTGAGATGCGCCTTGACGGTGGCGGGCCCCTTGGCCACGATGGTGGCCATGACCGCGCGCTCGTCGTACTCCCCTGCTTCTCGCTCGACCACGGTAATCGCCCCCTCCGGACAATGACCGATGCAGGCTCCGAGACCATCGCAGAAAAGGTCGCTCACCAGACGCGCCTTCCCGTCGATGATCTGCAGCGCCCCTTCCGGACAGTTGGGGATGCACAGGCCGCAGCCAGTGCACTTGTCCTCGTCGATGGTGATGATCTTGCGCTTCACGGTATCTCTCCACTTTTGCATGGCATTTTTGCTTTTGCTGTGCTAAATTTACGACCCGAGCAGCACGAATTCCTTGACTTTGGTCAAGAGAATGCGACTTTCTTTCACGGCCTGGGCACTGGAGGAGAGATGGACCCCGAGCAGATGCTCACCCGTATCGGTCTTTTTCGGCACTTCTCCGCGGAAAGCATTCGCGCCATCGGGCAGATCTGCCTTCCTAAGAAGGTGCACAAGGGGCAGGTCCTTTTCTTGGAGGGGGACAAGGCCTACTCGCTCTACATTCTTGCCAGCGGCGCCGTCCAGCTTTACAAGACCGCTCCTGACGGACGTGAGGTGGTGATCAAGGTAGTCAAACCTGGCGAGATGTTCGCGGAGGCCATCCTCTTCGAACAGGAGCGGTACCCGGCGAGTGCGGTGGCCTTGCGGGAAAGCACTGTCTACCTCCTGCCCAAGGTACAGTTTCACTGTTTGTTGGAGCAAGAACGTTTTCGGAACGAGTTCATCGGCAACCTCCTCAAGAAGCTCCGTTTCCTGACCGAGCAGATGGCGCAGCGCTCGGCGGCAGATGTAGAGGAGCGCCTCTGGTGCTTCTTGGAAGAGCAGTTTGGGTGCAGCACGCGGGTGGTCTCGCCGATTCCCAAGAAAACCGTCGCGGCGGCAATTGGTGCTACACCGGAGACCCTTTCCCGGGTATTGCGCAGGCTGCAGCGCCAGGGCAAACTACGTTGGGAACGGCGGGTGATTGAAATCGACCCGAGCGTATGGAAAGAGCGACAACGGAGGGCTTAACTACACCGGCTGAGGGAGAACGCAACTTTCTTGCGGCGCTTGGGAGCAATGGGCAGCGAGACGAGATGTACCACCAACCAGGGGGGCGTCGTGCGCTGCCGATTTTGTGGCCTTGAGAGGGGCCGGGTGATAAGGAGAGGCTTTCCCCTGTGGAAGGGTCAGAAAGGCACATTGCCCTGAGGTGCACATGCCCCAGGGTTGTCCTCATCCCTGCGGCTTCTCCAGGTTCAAGACTCGCCAAAGGCGAAGGTCCACTTCCTCCGGCACATCGGCCTTGGGCAGGCACTGAAAAAGGCGCACCGTCTTACGGATGGAGTCGACTACGGCGCAACAGTGGGGGCAGGCGGCCAGATGCCTCTTGATGATTTGGCAGCGCTCGGAGTCTATCTCCTCGTCCAGCGCTGCGCAGATATCCTCCAATTTGTTGAGACAGTTGCCGCTCACTTCTTCCTTCGCTCCACATAGTCAGCCAAGCGATCGCGCAGAAAGAGTCGTGCCCGATGGATGTGAGTCTTGACCGTGGCCACGTTCAAATTGAGCATTTCGGCGATCTGTTGCAGAGACAATCCTTCCATATCCTTGAGCACAAACGCCGTCTTGTACTTGGGAGGCAACGCCTCGATGGCCTTTTCCATCACCTCGCGCAGTTCGGAATTGAGCACCAACGCCTCTGGGTTGTCCCCCAGCGAGCGATTGAACGAGGCGAGGTCACGACTCTCGTCGAGGTTGTACTCCTCCAAAGAATAGGTCGCCACCTTGCGTTTGCGGAGCTGCATGAGCGCGTAGTTGGTCGCGATGCGGTAGATCCAGGTGCCCAACTGCGCGTCACCGCGAAAGGTGGGCAACGCCTCCAGCACTTTGAGGAAGGTCTCCTGCATCACCCCCTCTGCTTCAT
This genomic interval carries:
- a CDS encoding cupin domain-containing protein, giving the protein MSSLQHEVPEWPADLTGLVQYQPAAIVSRAIVQAAGGSVTLFAFDEGQHLSEHTAPFDALVHVLEGAARVVISGVAHRVEAGQAILMPANKPHAVQAQQRFKMVLTMIRS
- a CDS encoding Crp/Fnr family transcriptional regulator encodes the protein MDPEQMLTRIGLFRHFSAESIRAIGQICLPKKVHKGQVLFLEGDKAYSLYILASGAVQLYKTAPDGREVVIKVVKPGEMFAEAILFEQERYPASAVALRESTVYLLPKVQFHCLLEQERFRNEFIGNLLKKLRFLTEQMAQRSAADVEERLWCFLEEQFGCSTRVVSPIPKKTVAAAIGATPETLSRVLRRLQRQGKLRWERRVIEIDPSVWKERQRRA
- a CDS encoding hemerythrin domain-containing protein; translation: MKPTESLIEEHRLILTVLEAAEREATRIEATAQVDHSRLEQLLDFFRSFADACHHRKEEEHLFKLLERKPPLRAPVTVMLQEHEMGRGFLRRVQEGLVAWAQGDPAGAVQVVEGFRSYAELLRAHIDKENQVLFPMADRVLTRAEQAQLVSAFERVEKDEIGEGVHEKYHRMAHELAERKP
- a CDS encoding sigma-70 family RNA polymerase sigma factor; the encoded protein is MVLVQESEAELIERAKAGDRVAQAAIVRRYEQMVYNVALRLTGNADEAEGVMQETFLKVLEALPTFRGDAQLGTWIYRIATNYALMQLRKRKVATYSLEEYNLDESRDLASFNRSLGDNPEALVLNSELREVMEKAIEALPPKYKTAFVLKDMEGLSLQQIAEMLNLNVATVKTHIHRARLFLRDRLADYVERRKK
- a CDS encoding 4Fe-4S binding protein is translated as MKRKIITIDEDKCTGCGLCIPNCPEGALQIIDGKARLVSDLFCDGLGACIGHCPEGAITVVEREAGEYDERAVMATIVAKGPATVKAHLKHLADHGQEEYLHTALAYLREHDLPIPADVALATQPPAGCPGSRPLGFAPSAEEAPGGPQPSRLKQWPVQLHLIAPRTPHFQSSDFLLVADCVAYAMGDFHRQYLRGRTLAIACPKLDEGQEIYLEKLRVLIDEAKIKSLTVMVMQVPCCSGLVRLALRAAEEARRKIEVNYIVVGLRGEVLQQDKLAPGTLQRRAAG